In Arthrobacter sp. B3I4, the following proteins share a genomic window:
- a CDS encoding 5-oxoprolinase/urea amidolyase family protein, whose protein sequence is MDTDAVRQAAVPRVQSVRAVGTRAVLAELGGTQDVMALQALLLEQPLPGQLDVLAAAETVLVTADSPAAARRIAAQLPQLDLAAPVRHDGGLVVIDAVYDGEDLAEVAELTGLGIEGVIAAHSGQLWTVAFAGFAPGFGYMVGENEALNVPRRSSPRTAVPAGSVALAGNYSAVYPRRSPGGWQLIGHTRARMWDLDREQPALAVPGQRVQFRPVRESVSLAPDPALAPARAPQSDPAPASQSDPAPASPPQPALSASGGTSGLRIVSPGLQSLIQDLGRPGHSGLGVSAAGALDRASLRRANRLVGNAPSAAAIETVAGGLTVRAAGDQVLAVAGAPSELTVTAPAGPDAEPVRRHPAMATPFALLDGETLSVGAPKSGFRSYLAVRGGVDTAPVLGSRSTDTMSGIGPAPLAAGQLLTAGGGAESGVVGDPELQPEFPGTGVTVLDVVPGPRADWFDPAALESLTSQEWQVKPQSNRVGMRLDGTALQRTREGELASEGTVAGALQIPPEGLPVLFLADHPITGGYPVIAVVVDVQLDRAAQIPIGGRIRFRWADHAPSDQIPPPPRPKKK, encoded by the coding sequence AACGGTTCTGGTCACGGCCGACTCGCCGGCAGCTGCCCGCCGGATCGCCGCCCAGCTGCCGCAGCTGGACCTCGCCGCGCCGGTGCGGCACGACGGCGGTCTCGTGGTCATTGACGCCGTGTACGACGGCGAGGACCTCGCCGAAGTGGCGGAGCTGACCGGTTTGGGAATCGAGGGCGTGATCGCCGCACACTCGGGCCAGCTCTGGACCGTTGCCTTTGCCGGTTTCGCTCCAGGCTTCGGCTACATGGTGGGGGAAAACGAAGCATTGAACGTTCCGAGGCGCAGTTCGCCCCGCACCGCCGTGCCCGCAGGTTCGGTCGCGCTGGCCGGCAACTACTCTGCCGTGTATCCGCGCCGTTCCCCGGGCGGCTGGCAGCTGATCGGCCACACCCGGGCACGGATGTGGGACCTGGACCGTGAACAGCCCGCCCTCGCCGTTCCCGGGCAGCGGGTCCAGTTCCGGCCGGTCCGCGAGTCGGTCTCGCTGGCACCGGACCCGGCGCTCGCACCGGCACGTGCACCACAATCGGACCCCGCACCGGCATCACAATCGGACCCGGCACCGGCATCACCACCACAGCCCGCATTGTCCGCGTCGGGAGGCACCTCCGGGCTCCGGATCGTCTCGCCCGGGCTGCAGAGCCTGATCCAGGACCTCGGACGGCCCGGCCACTCAGGCCTCGGTGTTTCCGCCGCCGGCGCGCTGGACCGGGCCTCGCTGCGGCGCGCCAACCGCCTGGTCGGAAACGCGCCGTCGGCAGCCGCGATCGAGACGGTCGCCGGCGGACTCACGGTCCGTGCTGCCGGTGACCAGGTCCTCGCCGTGGCCGGGGCGCCGTCGGAGCTGACCGTCACCGCCCCGGCCGGTCCGGACGCTGAACCCGTCCGCCGCCACCCTGCGATGGCCACCCCGTTCGCCCTGCTCGACGGCGAAACGCTGAGCGTCGGCGCACCGAAGAGCGGCTTCCGCAGCTACCTGGCGGTCCGCGGGGGCGTCGACACCGCTCCGGTCCTCGGCAGCCGCTCCACCGACACTATGTCCGGGATCGGCCCGGCGCCGCTGGCCGCGGGGCAGCTCCTGACCGCCGGCGGCGGGGCCGAATCCGGCGTCGTCGGAGATCCGGAACTGCAGCCCGAGTTCCCCGGCACCGGCGTGACGGTGCTCGACGTCGTGCCCGGCCCGCGCGCTGACTGGTTCGACCCGGCCGCCCTGGAGTCCCTCACCAGCCAGGAATGGCAGGTAAAGCCGCAGTCCAACCGGGTGGGCATGCGGCTGGACGGAACGGCGCTGCAACGCACCCGGGAAGGAGAACTCGCCAGCGAAGGGACCGTCGCCGGCGCGCTGCAGATCCCGCCCGAAGGGCTGCCGGTGCTCTTCCTCGCCGACCACCCGATCACCGGCGGGTATCCCGTAATCGCGGTCGTCGTCGATGTCCAACTGGATCGCGCCGCGCAGATCCCGATTGGCGGCAGAATCCGCTTCCGCTGGGCGGACCACGCCCCCAGCGACCAGATCCCCCCACCACCCCGGCCCAAGAAGAAGTGA